The following coding sequences lie in one Pelobacter seleniigenes DSM 18267 genomic window:
- a CDS encoding response regulator transcription factor, with protein sequence MQILVVEDEKKVASFIQRGLEEEGFTVDVAYDGEEGVTKATAKTFDLILMDVMLPKKDGLTAIKELREKDISTPVLCLTARDSVDDKVNGLDIGADDYLAKPFAFAELVARCRALIRRGSKDRGAEIFFADLRLDPVAHKVWRGDHEIDLTSKEYALMEYFMRNPNRVLTRAMIAENVWDYTFDSFTNIIDVYVNYLRNKVDRDYEKKLIHTVRGQGYMLKES encoded by the coding sequence ATGCAGATTCTCGTTGTAGAAGATGAAAAAAAGGTAGCAAGTTTTATTCAACGGGGGCTTGAAGAGGAAGGTTTTACGGTCGATGTCGCCTACGATGGGGAAGAAGGAGTCACGAAAGCCACGGCCAAGACTTTCGATTTGATCCTGATGGATGTCATGCTGCCTAAAAAGGATGGCCTGACCGCCATCAAGGAATTGCGTGAAAAGGACATTTCGACGCCGGTTTTGTGCCTGACTGCACGTGATTCGGTTGATGACAAAGTTAATGGACTTGATATCGGTGCTGACGACTATTTAGCCAAGCCTTTCGCTTTTGCCGAGTTGGTTGCGCGTTGCCGTGCATTGATCAGAAGAGGATCGAAAGATCGTGGTGCGGAAATCTTTTTTGCCGATCTGCGTCTTGACCCCGTTGCTCACAAGGTCTGGCGTGGAGACCATGAAATTGATCTGACCTCCAAAGAATACGCGCTGATGGAATACTTCATGCGCAATCCCAACCGCGTGTTGACTCGGGCCATGATTGCTGAAAACGTGTGGGATTATACGTTTGACTCATTCACGAATATCATTGATGTTTATGTGAATTACCTGCGTAACAAGGTTGATCGTGATTACGAGAAGAAACTGATTCATACGGTGCGGGGGCAAGGCTACATGCTCAAGGAATCCTGA
- the tpiA gene encoding triose-phosphate isomerase, with protein MRRPFIAGNWKLHKTLAESRDLAQQLFVGTADVKDRDIVIAPVFTALAAVNQVVGDTHIGLAAQNCYPADQGAFTGEVSPAQLKDAGCGYVIIGHSERRQLFSETDEFINQKVLKCLETGLNPILCIGETLEERETDQMLEVLTRQVKGGLAGLTAEQMERIVIAYEPVWAIGTGKTATDEQAQEAHSFIRGLVQGLFTPEVAAAVRILYGGSVKPGNVDGLMAQDDIDGALVGGASLNAEDFLRIIKFQS; from the coding sequence ATGCGCAGACCATTTATTGCCGGTAACTGGAAACTCCATAAAACCCTCGCGGAATCCCGCGACCTGGCTCAGCAGCTGTTTGTCGGTACGGCCGACGTCAAGGATCGCGATATTGTCATTGCCCCGGTCTTTACCGCCCTCGCCGCCGTCAATCAGGTGGTCGGTGACACCCACATCGGGCTGGCCGCTCAAAACTGTTATCCTGCCGATCAGGGAGCATTTACCGGAGAAGTCTCCCCGGCCCAGCTCAAAGACGCCGGCTGCGGCTATGTCATCATCGGCCACTCTGAACGGCGCCAGCTGTTTTCCGAAACAGATGAGTTCATCAATCAGAAAGTCCTCAAGTGCCTCGAAACCGGTTTGAACCCGATTTTGTGCATTGGCGAAACCCTGGAAGAGCGCGAAACGGATCAGATGCTGGAGGTCTTAACCCGCCAGGTCAAAGGCGGCCTCGCCGGTCTGACCGCAGAGCAGATGGAGCGGATTGTCATCGCGTACGAACCGGTCTGGGCGATCGGCACAGGAAAAACCGCGACAGATGAGCAGGCCCAGGAAGCACACTCGTTTATTCGCGGCCTCGTCCAGGGACTGTTTACGCCCGAGGTTGCCGCTGCGGTCCGCATTCTTTACGGCGGCAGTGTTAAGCCCGGTAATGTGGACGGCTTGATGGCCCAGGACGATATTGACGGTGCGCTGGTCGGAGGCGCCAGCCTTAATGCTGAGGATTTCTTGCGGATTATTAAGTTTCAGAGTTAA
- the prsK gene encoding XrtA/PEP-CTERM system histidine kinase PrsK, giving the protein MLTILFLSLLIIVALIGACILFVNRRSYPVATYLYVLSLLVLAGLSFADIHLLLSNADFVIWQKIAVTGDVLLAVCLYFYTKTIFRDNSKIYLGFGFWASVVVACGMLVYVVMTPLNQLIFAPDFAQEKMFFLTDQGFCVYLLLMVFLVFGLVQLERTFTGLHSLQRWRVKIEIIGSGLLLASCALYYSHSLLYRSINLSYLELLVLAALAAIALVCYSRLFRDKQGGRLALSRGIAHRSFVLLIVGGYLIILGIVGEGLRYLNVSNAKPVFYIIMIVASLGLVGVFVSEKSRRKFKVILHKNFYQSKYDYRDQWEGFVKKITVSDSLAELQQGILDLFCEPLACKGAALYLHDSETGEYLPSAAFNLMRDWRPFPLDDPLIEKLQQKNWIVNMREENPDLDGSMIHTFGHSGIFLVVPMFFDEELAGFVILAEQINPEELSYEDFDLLRMLAGQSIATVQGLRLSEQLTATRELAAIGKVATFVLHDLKNQVSGLSLMLDNAREYITDPEFQKDMLETIGNTVTNMNGLILRLKNLKEKPVLVVATANLEKIVNEAVETAGGHISAAGEPVEIAADDEEIYKVILNLLVNALEASADSHAVTIEYGRASRQAFVRVTDKGCGMTAEFIEEKLFKPFATTKKHGFGIGLYQCRQIMEAHGGSIDVVSQPEEGTTFTLLLPLAGEAYANLKT; this is encoded by the coding sequence ATGCTCACGATTTTATTTCTGTCATTGCTGATTATTGTTGCTTTAATCGGGGCGTGCATTCTTTTTGTAAATCGCCGTTCCTACCCGGTGGCGACCTATCTTTATGTTCTTTCTTTACTGGTTCTGGCCGGCCTCTCCTTTGCTGATATTCATCTCTTGCTCAGCAACGCTGATTTTGTCATTTGGCAGAAGATAGCCGTTACTGGCGATGTCCTATTGGCGGTGTGTTTGTATTTTTATACCAAAACCATATTCCGGGATAACTCAAAGATTTACCTTGGTTTTGGTTTTTGGGCTTCGGTTGTTGTCGCTTGTGGAATGCTGGTTTATGTTGTCATGACCCCGCTAAACCAGTTGATCTTTGCCCCTGATTTTGCACAGGAAAAGATGTTTTTCCTGACCGATCAGGGATTTTGTGTTTATTTGTTGCTGATGGTTTTTCTGGTCTTCGGCCTGGTTCAGTTGGAGCGAACCTTTACCGGGCTGCACAGTTTGCAGCGCTGGCGCGTTAAAATTGAAATCATCGGCAGCGGTTTGCTGCTTGCCTCCTGTGCTCTGTACTACAGTCATAGTCTTCTGTACCGCTCCATCAATTTGAGTTACCTGGAACTTCTGGTCCTGGCGGCCCTGGCGGCGATAGCATTGGTTTGTTATTCAAGGCTTTTTCGAGATAAGCAGGGGGGGCGCTTAGCATTATCGCGGGGGATTGCCCACCGTTCTTTTGTTCTGCTTATTGTCGGGGGGTATCTGATTATCCTGGGCATTGTTGGTGAAGGACTTCGATATTTGAATGTCAGCAATGCCAAGCCGGTTTTTTATATCATCATGATCGTTGCCAGTCTTGGCTTGGTCGGTGTTTTTGTATCGGAGAAGTCCCGCCGTAAATTCAAAGTCATTTTGCATAAAAATTTTTACCAGAGTAAATACGACTATCGCGACCAATGGGAAGGCTTCGTAAAAAAAATCACGGTCAGTGACTCTTTGGCTGAACTTCAGCAAGGCATTCTTGATCTGTTCTGCGAGCCGTTGGCATGCAAAGGGGCCGCTCTTTATTTACATGATTCGGAAACCGGTGAATATCTCCCGAGCGCGGCATTCAATCTTATGAGAGATTGGCGACCGTTTCCGTTGGATGACCCGCTGATCGAAAAGCTGCAACAGAAAAACTGGATTGTGAATATGCGGGAAGAAAATCCGGATCTGGACGGGTCTATGATTCATACCTTTGGCCATTCTGGTATCTTCCTGGTTGTGCCAATGTTTTTTGATGAAGAATTGGCCGGCTTTGTGATCCTGGCTGAGCAGATCAATCCTGAAGAATTGTCCTATGAGGACTTTGATCTGTTGCGGATGCTGGCCGGACAGTCCATCGCAACGGTGCAGGGCCTGCGTCTGTCTGAACAGTTGACAGCAACTCGTGAACTAGCGGCGATCGGCAAAGTCGCGACGTTTGTTTTGCATGACCTTAAAAATCAGGTTTCAGGGTTATCGTTGATGTTGGATAACGCCCGCGAATACATCACGGATCCTGAATTTCAAAAAGATATGCTTGAAACGATCGGCAATACTGTTACAAATATGAATGGGCTGATTTTGCGCCTGAAAAACCTGAAAGAAAAACCGGTCCTTGTTGTTGCCACTGCCAATCTTGAAAAAATTGTCAATGAGGCTGTTGAAACTGCCGGTGGACATATTTCCGCTGCAGGTGAGCCGGTTGAGATCGCTGCCGATGATGAGGAGATCTATAAAGTCATTCTCAACCTGCTGGTAAATGCTCTTGAGGCCTCGGCTGACAGTCATGCGGTCACAATCGAATATGGCCGGGCTTCCCGGCAGGCGTTTGTCCGGGTCACCGATAAGGGCTGCGGGATGACGGCCGAATTCATCGAGGAAAAATTATTCAAACCCTTTGCCACGACCAAAAAACACGGCTTCGGAATCGGCCTGTATCAATGCCGGCAGATTATGGAAGCCCATGGTGGAAGTATCGATGTCGTCAGCCAGCCGGAAGAGGGCACGACCTTTACCTTGCTACTGCCGCTGGCTGGCGAGGCGTATGCGAACCTTAAGACGTAA
- a CDS encoding nitrous oxide-stimulated promoter family protein, whose protein sequence is MNRDLAEHSELTSREKKDLKVLALFTWVYCRDHHRDQIVEKNDPTVASFQIPKRFRYCPECWSFLNYAISRRLQCPLEDKPTCKHCHIHCYRPGHRDRVREIMRYSGKKLLKRGRLDLLVHFLF, encoded by the coding sequence ATGAATCGAGATCTTGCTGAGCATTCCGAATTAACTTCCAGGGAAAAAAAAGACCTGAAGGTTTTGGCCTTATTTACCTGGGTTTATTGCCGTGACCATCATCGTGACCAGATTGTTGAGAAGAATGATCCGACAGTCGCTTCCTTTCAAATTCCAAAACGTTTTCGCTATTGCCCTGAATGTTGGAGTTTTCTGAACTATGCCATCAGTCGGCGTCTGCAGTGTCCGCTGGAGGATAAGCCGACCTGCAAACACTGTCATATTCACTGCTACCGTCCCGGTCATCGGGACAGGGTTCGTGAAATCATGCGCTATTCCGGTAAGAAACTGCTGAAAAGAGGGCGTCTTGATCTCTTGGTGCATTTTCTATTCTGA
- a CDS encoding fibronectin type III domain-containing protein → MKISLISILVTLLVCLASPSFALDITLSWDASPSDSVAGYKVYYNKGDDTLPLEGTGAIEGDSPIDVGDNLSAKLSGLDDNAVYYFSVTAYDGSGNESTFSNIVNNSWQPQLVSPSNQQRAAFSPVLFEWEAAPVGYDVSYILFYGTDRQEVENAGLLPPVSPIKKLPPPHKLLPTFFFSALLVFFFGRIKVIRQRLNPAPLMAGALLTLSLALTACGGGGGSGSGSDNGSTVDNGSTPSGTVFSSVDTGTVTSQTIYDLETGTTYYWKVVAVDETNAALEYQSDVYSFTTN, encoded by the coding sequence ATGAAAATATCCTTAATTTCAATCCTCGTAACCCTCCTGGTCTGCCTGGCGTCACCCTCTTTTGCTTTAGATATTACCCTTTCCTGGGATGCCAGCCCTTCGGATTCCGTTGCCGGATACAAGGTTTATTACAACAAAGGCGATGACACACTCCCTCTGGAAGGAACAGGAGCCATCGAAGGGGACTCGCCGATTGATGTGGGAGACAATCTCAGCGCAAAATTGTCGGGGCTTGATGACAATGCCGTCTATTATTTCTCGGTTACGGCTTATGATGGCAGCGGCAACGAAAGCACCTTCTCCAACATCGTGAATAACAGCTGGCAGCCGCAATTGGTCTCACCGAGCAACCAACAGAGGGCTGCTTTCTCACCGGTCCTTTTTGAATGGGAGGCCGCTCCGGTCGGATATGACGTATCCTATATCCTTTTTTATGGCACAGATCGCCAAGAAGTCGAAAACGCCGGATTGCTTCCTCCGGTCTCTCCCATCAAGAAGCTCCCACCTCCGCACAAACTGCTGCCAACATTCTTTTTCAGCGCCTTGCTGGTGTTCTTTTTCGGGCGGATAAAAGTAATCCGGCAACGGCTGAACCCCGCTCCCCTTATGGCAGGGGCGCTGCTGACCTTAAGCCTTGCCCTGACCGCCTGCGGTGGCGGAGGGGGAAGTGGCAGCGGCAGTGATAACGGCAGCACGGTAGATAACGGGTCCACACCCTCGGGCACCGTGTTCAGTTCCGTCGATACGGGGACGGTCACCTCTCAGACCATCTATGATTTGGAAACGGGAACGACCTACTACTGGAAAGTTGTCGCGGTTGATGAAACAAATGCTGCTCTTGAGTATCAGAGTGACGTTTACAGCTTTACGACCAATTGA
- a CDS encoding phosphoglycerate kinase, which produces MFEKKTIEDIAVTGKRVFCRVDFNVPINDEGTITDDTRIQAALPTIRYLVDQGAKVILASHLGRPKGAPDPAFSLCPVATHLSNLLGKQVIMAPDCVGPNINMLAEQLNNGSVMLLENVRFHQGETKNDPEFAKKLASLAEIYVNDAFGTAHRAHASTEGVARLLQPAVAGYLMQKELQYLGSALANPERPFVAILGGAKVSDKITVIENLLSKVDSILIGGGMAYTFLKAQGIEVGQSLVEEDRIALAGDLLTMAKEKKVEFLLPTDHVVAEAFASDSPSKIAGNADFPAVGMGLDIGPETIKLYAKKISTAKTVVWNGPMGVFEFDAFAKGTFAVAEALAAADCLSIIGGGDSVAAVNKSNLQDKMTHISTGGGASLEFLEGKALPGVVALTDK; this is translated from the coding sequence ATGTTCGAAAAAAAAACCATAGAAGATATCGCCGTAACCGGGAAACGGGTGTTTTGCCGGGTCGATTTCAATGTTCCCATCAACGATGAAGGAACAATCACCGATGACACACGCATCCAGGCCGCCTTACCGACCATCCGTTACCTGGTTGACCAGGGCGCCAAGGTTATTCTGGCCTCCCACCTCGGCCGCCCCAAAGGAGCTCCGGATCCGGCTTTCAGTTTGTGCCCGGTCGCCACCCATCTGAGCAACCTGCTCGGCAAACAGGTCATCATGGCCCCTGATTGCGTTGGGCCAAACATCAACATGCTGGCCGAGCAGTTGAACAACGGTTCGGTCATGCTGCTGGAAAATGTCCGTTTTCATCAGGGCGAGACCAAGAACGATCCCGAGTTTGCGAAAAAGCTCGCATCACTCGCCGAAATCTACGTCAACGATGCTTTCGGCACTGCCCATCGCGCCCATGCTTCAACCGAAGGAGTCGCCCGGTTGCTCCAGCCGGCAGTTGCCGGTTATCTGATGCAGAAAGAGCTGCAGTATCTCGGCAGCGCCCTGGCCAACCCGGAACGACCGTTTGTCGCCATCCTGGGCGGGGCCAAGGTCAGTGACAAGATTACCGTCATTGAAAACCTGCTGAGCAAAGTCGACAGTATTCTCATCGGCGGCGGGATGGCTTACACTTTCCTGAAAGCCCAGGGGATAGAGGTCGGTCAATCATTGGTCGAAGAGGACCGCATTGCCCTGGCAGGCGATCTGTTGACCATGGCCAAGGAGAAAAAGGTCGAATTCCTGTTGCCGACGGATCATGTCGTTGCCGAGGCCTTTGCCTCGGACAGTCCCAGTAAGATTGCCGGCAACGCCGATTTTCCCGCCGTCGGCATGGGACTGGATATCGGCCCGGAGACCATCAAGCTCTATGCAAAAAAAATCAGTACGGCAAAAACGGTAGTCTGGAACGGGCCGATGGGCGTGTTTGAGTTCGACGCTTTTGCCAAGGGAACCTTTGCCGTTGCCGAAGCACTGGCTGCGGCGGATTGTCTCTCTATTATCGGTGGTGGAGACTCCGTCGCCGCAGTCAACAAATCCAACCTGCAGGACAAAATGACCCATATTTCCACCGGCGGTGGTGCCTCTCTGGAGTTTTTGGAAGGCAAAGCCCTCCCTGGAGTTGTTGCCCTCACTGACAAATGA
- a CDS encoding Crp/Fnr family transcriptional regulator: protein MIRFDVIQHCHLFAGLTEGDIGLLSSIIKVRSCSRGEILFEEGERATGFYVVATGKVKIYKLSPGGKERILHVVQPGNSFADAAIFADGCYPAFAETLTAAELYFFPKNDFLQLLHDHSQLSINMIAGLARYLRQFTTQIEDLTFRDVPARLARYLLSLADHGKGSLSLPVAKAQLASNLGTTSETLSRTLRKLSDEEIIQVAGKKIEILDADRLYELSEGFRDE, encoded by the coding sequence ATGATTCGTTTTGATGTGATACAGCATTGTCACCTGTTTGCCGGGTTGACCGAGGGTGATATCGGGCTTCTTTCTTCGATTATCAAAGTGCGCTCATGCTCTCGCGGGGAGATTCTTTTTGAGGAGGGGGAGCGGGCTACAGGCTTTTATGTCGTGGCCACAGGGAAAGTCAAAATCTATAAATTGTCTCCCGGCGGCAAGGAGCGAATCCTCCATGTGGTCCAGCCTGGGAATAGTTTTGCTGATGCAGCTATTTTTGCCGATGGCTGCTATCCCGCTTTTGCCGAAACCCTGACAGCGGCGGAGCTGTATTTTTTCCCAAAAAATGACTTTCTGCAGCTGCTCCATGACCATTCACAGTTATCAATCAATATGATTGCAGGCCTGGCCAGGTATCTGCGCCAGTTCACGACCCAGATTGAAGACTTGACCTTCAGGGATGTTCCAGCCCGGCTGGCCCGTTACTTACTCAGTCTGGCCGACCATGGCAAGGGCAGCCTGAGCCTCCCTGTGGCCAAAGCCCAGCTTGCCTCCAATTTGGGCACCACCAGTGAGACTTTGTCGCGAACGTTGCGGAAACTGTCCGATGAAGAAATCATCCAGGTAGCTGGGAAAAAGATTGAGATCCTGGATGCCGATCGCTTGTATGAATTGTCGGAAGGTTTTCGTGATGAGTGA
- a CDS encoding exosortase C-terminal domain/associated protein EpsI, which translates to MSNIKTWRFIILYLLLGMTALYVHTRSEASVPVNKPLNLFPQKQGDWVMTGQARFDTRVLEVLLPTDYLSRTYQDSSGDVASLYVGYHDGGPDSGPIHSPKQCLPGSGWDRVNAEVHQLDVNGTVVSYVSSLYQKDSEKQLFLYWFQVGDRYLTNEYALKFSMAKNSMLHNRRESSFIRISVPVTTSEEAALEIGKSFIKGFAPTISASLPK; encoded by the coding sequence ATGTCTAACATCAAAACCTGGCGATTTATAATCCTTTACCTTCTCCTCGGGATGACGGCATTGTATGTTCATACCCGTTCTGAGGCATCGGTGCCGGTGAATAAACCCCTTAATCTTTTTCCGCAAAAACAGGGGGATTGGGTAATGACCGGGCAGGCGCGGTTCGATACGCGGGTGCTGGAAGTTTTGCTACCGACGGATTATCTGTCACGAACCTATCAGGACAGCAGTGGAGATGTCGCTTCACTTTATGTCGGCTACCATGACGGCGGGCCTGACAGCGGGCCGATCCATTCTCCCAAGCAGTGTCTTCCGGGAAGTGGCTGGGATCGGGTCAATGCTGAAGTTCACCAGCTGGATGTCAATGGCACGGTCGTTTCCTATGTCAGCTCGCTGTATCAAAAAGATAGTGAGAAGCAGCTGTTCCTGTACTGGTTCCAGGTTGGGGATCGGTATCTCACCAACGAATATGCCTTGAAATTCTCCATGGCCAAAAATTCCATGTTGCATAACCGGCGCGAATCGTCTTTTATTAGAATTTCCGTGCCGGTCACCACCTCTGAAGAGGCGGCGCTGGAGATAGGGAAATCATTTATTAAGGGCTTTGCCCCGACCATTTCTGCATCTTTACCGAAATGA
- the prsR gene encoding PEP-CTERM-box response regulator transcription factor, translating into MEKLLIVDDSSEIRKQLKWGLGKDYRILLAESVTEAISLFEQHQPAVVTLDLGLPPDIDGATEGLRCLQLILQRHPETKVIVLSGNEEHQNALAAVDMGAYDFYHKPIDLAELKIILSRAFHVAALEQENRRLQEATSQRDKGFSGIFGQCPQMQKVFATIKKVASINVPVLILGESGTGKEVVAQAIHRQGVRGEHNFVAINCGAIPENLLESELFGHEKGAFTGAQSRVLGKVEFAGGGTLFLDEIGEMPTLLQVKLLRFLQEKVIQRVGGREDIAVDTRIIAATNIDIEQSIRKGEFREDLFYRIGVIAIDLPPLRDRGEDIELLANVFLQRFSQEFGKKVRGFSSTAIKWLYDYDWPGNVRELENKIKRAIVMAENPIVEPWDLGFIDREEEDVNGTAPAQSVGVADAFLPEGLTLKEARYQVEHRLLQATLEKTQGNIQKSAEILGVSRPTFYDLLKKHGLHQPE; encoded by the coding sequence TTGGAAAAACTACTGATTGTTGACGATAGCAGTGAAATCAGAAAACAGCTTAAATGGGGGCTGGGTAAGGATTATCGCATTCTTTTGGCCGAGTCCGTGACCGAGGCGATCAGCTTGTTTGAGCAGCACCAGCCAGCTGTTGTGACCCTTGATCTGGGACTGCCGCCGGATATCGACGGCGCGACCGAAGGGCTGCGCTGTCTGCAACTTATTCTGCAAAGGCATCCTGAGACCAAGGTGATTGTTCTGTCCGGCAATGAGGAACATCAGAACGCCCTGGCGGCAGTCGATATGGGCGCTTACGATTTTTATCATAAACCCATCGACCTGGCCGAGTTGAAAATTATCCTGTCGCGGGCTTTTCATGTCGCCGCACTTGAGCAGGAGAATCGTCGCTTGCAGGAGGCAACCTCACAGCGTGACAAGGGGTTTAGCGGTATTTTCGGCCAGTGCCCGCAAATGCAGAAGGTGTTTGCCACCATCAAAAAGGTGGCCTCGATAAATGTTCCGGTGCTTATTCTTGGAGAAAGCGGCACCGGCAAAGAGGTTGTGGCTCAGGCTATTCACCGGCAGGGGGTGCGTGGGGAGCATAATTTTGTCGCCATAAACTGCGGGGCTATTCCGGAAAATCTCTTGGAATCAGAACTGTTCGGTCATGAGAAGGGGGCTTTTACCGGTGCCCAAAGTCGCGTTCTAGGCAAGGTTGAGTTTGCCGGGGGCGGAACCCTGTTTCTTGACGAAATCGGTGAAATGCCGACTTTGCTGCAGGTGAAATTGCTCCGTTTTCTCCAGGAAAAAGTCATCCAGCGGGTCGGCGGACGCGAAGATATCGCCGTGGATACGCGGATTATCGCTGCGACCAATATCGATATTGAACAATCGATCCGCAAAGGAGAGTTTCGGGAAGATCTTTTTTATCGGATCGGAGTTATTGCCATTGATTTGCCGCCGTTGCGCGACCGTGGTGAAGATATCGAACTGCTGGCCAACGTTTTTTTACAACGTTTTTCCCAGGAATTCGGGAAGAAGGTTCGAGGCTTCAGTTCCACGGCCATCAAGTGGCTGTATGATTATGACTGGCCGGGAAATGTGCGGGAACTGGAAAATAAAATCAAACGAGCGATTGTCATGGCAGAGAATCCCATTGTTGAACCTTGGGATCTTGGTTTTATCGACAGAGAAGAAGAGGACGTCAATGGCACTGCACCTGCCCAGTCGGTCGGGGTCGCTGATGCCTTTCTGCCTGAAGGCCTGACCTTAAAAGAGGCCCGCTATCAGGTTGAACATCGCCTGCTGCAAGCCACCCTTGAAAAAACTCAAGGGAATATTCAGAAATCAGCTGAAATCCTGGGAGTCAGTCGACCGACTTTTTATGACCTGCTGAAGAAACATGGACTGCATCAGCCGGAATGA
- a CDS encoding MBL fold metallo-hydrolase — protein MYPDIVFHGATQGVTGSCHELRVDADHSILIDCGLFQGDENHALEMDFPVGQIKALVLTHVHIDHVGRIPYLLAAGFSGPIYCSEATAALLPLMLEDAVKIGFTRDQRLIEKFLDKINALLRPIKYGLWQNIPLGAAPLQIKLKPAGHVLGSAYVECDCAGKRLVFSGDLGAPYAPLLPAPRSPYRADILVLESTYGDRCHPLRRDRRRHLQRVIEKALENRGVVLIPAFSLGRTQELLYELEDIIDRSKGRNAAAGLPWHDLEIIVDSPLASRFTESFRQLKPFWDAEARKKVAAGRHPLSFEQLTTIGSHADHLHTVKYLKKTGRPCIVIAGGGMCSGGRIVNYLKALLGDERTDVVFVGYQAAGTPGRALQEYGPKHGYVVLENKRYPIAAAVHNLSGYSAHADQHNLVNFVRRMRKKPEKIYLVHGDAAAKSALKDELSLLSAQIEIVIAGS, from the coding sequence ATTTATCCGGATATTGTCTTCCATGGTGCGACCCAAGGTGTCACCGGTTCTTGTCATGAGCTGCGTGTTGATGCCGATCATTCCATTTTGATTGATTGTGGACTGTTTCAGGGGGATGAGAATCATGCTCTTGAAATGGACTTTCCCGTTGGGCAGATCAAGGCTCTGGTTTTAACCCATGTCCACATTGATCATGTCGGCCGTATTCCATACCTGTTGGCGGCAGGGTTTAGCGGGCCAATTTATTGCTCTGAGGCAACTGCAGCGCTGTTGCCGCTGATGTTGGAAGATGCCGTTAAAATTGGTTTTACCAGGGATCAGCGGCTGATTGAAAAATTCCTGGATAAAATAAATGCGTTGTTACGCCCGATCAAATACGGGCTGTGGCAGAATATTCCTCTGGGGGCAGCCCCGTTGCAAATCAAGCTTAAACCGGCCGGTCATGTTCTTGGCTCTGCGTATGTGGAATGTGACTGCGCTGGAAAGCGCCTGGTTTTTTCCGGCGACCTTGGGGCTCCATATGCTCCGCTGCTGCCAGCGCCCAGATCGCCTTATCGGGCGGATATCCTGGTTCTGGAAAGCACTTATGGCGACCGCTGCCACCCGTTGCGCCGGGATCGTCGTCGGCACTTGCAGCGTGTTATTGAGAAGGCTCTGGAAAACCGCGGTGTCGTTTTGATACCGGCCTTCAGCCTGGGCAGGACTCAGGAATTGCTGTATGAACTGGAAGATATCATTGACCGGTCAAAAGGACGCAATGCCGCAGCCGGGCTGCCTTGGCATGACCTGGAGATCATTGTTGATTCGCCGTTGGCCAGCCGATTTACTGAATCATTCCGGCAACTGAAGCCGTTCTGGGATGCTGAGGCGAGAAAGAAAGTGGCAGCCGGAAGGCATCCGCTCTCTTTTGAACAGCTCACCACCATCGGATCGCACGCCGATCATCTGCATACGGTTAAATACCTGAAAAAAACTGGGCGGCCCTGTATTGTCATAGCCGGTGGCGGAATGTGTAGTGGCGGTCGGATCGTCAATTACCTGAAAGCCTTGCTGGGCGATGAACGGACTGATGTCGTTTTTGTCGGTTATCAGGCAGCCGGGACTCCCGGGCGTGCCCTGCAGGAATACGGCCCGAAACATGGTTATGTGGTGCTGGAGAACAAGCGCTATCCCATTGCCGCTGCCGTTCACAACCTTTCCGGATACTCTGCCCATGCCGATCAGCATAACCTGGTCAACTTTGTCAGGAGAATGCGCAAAAAACCGGAAAAGATCTATCTGGTCCATGGGGATGCTGCGGCCAAATCAGCATTGAAAGATGAATTAAGCTTGTTGTCAGCACAGATTGAGATTGTCATAGCAGGTTCCTGA